A portion of the Bdellovibrionales bacterium genome contains these proteins:
- a CDS encoding asparaginase, with product MNKKRIIVFTTGGTIEKSYDELEGDLQNRESLLERKLLSRLRLPHTEVQFRVLMAKDSLHMTASDRELIWQAISESLKHRIPIVVLHGTDTMALTLKYCFAKEPSPPVPVLFTGAMKPVGFDDSDATQNFAEAMALAHYVEPGFYISFHNHLFVAPNVDKNKSTGTFESY from the coding sequence ATGAATAAGAAACGGATTATTGTGTTCACAACCGGTGGAACTATAGAAAAGTCCTACGATGAGCTAGAGGGGGATCTGCAAAATCGCGAATCTCTTCTTGAGAGGAAGCTGTTGAGTCGTTTGCGTCTTCCGCATACCGAAGTTCAATTTAGAGTTTTGATGGCCAAAGACTCGCTACACATGACCGCCTCCGATCGCGAGCTCATTTGGCAGGCCATTTCAGAATCTTTGAAACATAGAATCCCCATTGTTGTTCTCCATGGGACGGACACGATGGCCTTGACCCTTAAATATTGTTTTGCGAAGGAGCCTTCGCCCCCTGTACCGGTCCTATTTACGGGAGCGATGAAGCCCGTGGGATTTGATGATTCGGATGCCACCCAAAACTTCGCAGAGGCCATGGCTTTGGCTCATTATGTCGAGCCGGGCTTTTACATTTCTTTTCATAATCATCTGTTTGTAGCACCGAATGTCGATAAAAATAAATCCACAGGGACCTTTGAATCTTACTGA
- a CDS encoding CarD family transcriptional regulator produces MTSFNVGDNAVYPGHGVGQVTAIETKEILGSKQTFYTIQIVESGMKIMVPRNNAQSVGLRPIISKGEAAQVLDILRDTDVKVDNQTWNRRYREYMEKIKTGSVFEIAEVLRDLFVLKVDKELSFGERKMLDTARSLLLKELSLATSTDELRREGEIAAIFGL; encoded by the coding sequence ATGACTTCATTCAATGTTGGTGACAATGCCGTGTATCCTGGCCATGGTGTTGGCCAAGTGACTGCAATCGAAACCAAAGAAATACTGGGTTCAAAACAGACGTTTTATACGATTCAGATTGTCGAATCTGGTATGAAAATCATGGTTCCGAGGAATAATGCACAGTCGGTTGGATTGCGACCGATTATTTCTAAGGGTGAGGCAGCTCAAGTTCTCGACATTTTGCGTGATACCGATGTAAAGGTCGATAATCAGACCTGGAACCGTCGCTACCGCGAATACATGGAAAAAATCAAAACAGGATCTGTATTCGAGATTGCTGAAGTTTTGCGGGACCTTTTTGTCCTTAAAGTCGACAAGGAACTCTCATTTGGTGAGCGAAAGATGCTTGATACGGCTCGTAGCTTGCTTCTTAAAGAACTTTCTCTCGCGACGAGTACGGACGAGCTGAGGAGAGAGGGCGAGATCGCCGCTATTTTCGGACTCTAA
- a CDS encoding glutamate--tRNA ligase, translating to MSISSPAFTSPLRVRFAPSPTGYLHVGGARTALYCYLIAKNRGGTFVLRVEDTDEARSTDESMQMQLADLEWLGLNWNEGPHPKTFQDMGPHGPYRQSQRKYIYQQYAIQLLESGHAYYCFMTDAEMEAKKSLLHPEGQNVQFNSPYRDMSALEAKRRVEQGEPATIRFKTPLQKKNYVLKDLIRGEVVFPSDMVGDFVLVRSSGMPVYNFCCVVDDALMNITHVLRAEEHLSNTLRQMMIYEGLGIALPEFGHLSIILGPDKQKLSKRHGATSCNEYRLSGFLPEALNNFIALLGWSSPKGQEIMSMKEMIEQISLDRFNPSPAVFDEVKLRWVNATHLRALSHKELWGRLKPFLDEAGLQFSEDPDWQDRALSLMKSYMETLKDGIELFRPLSRGDFQVLPEAKETMEWESTPAVIAKWRELLIGFRAEYLSESDFLAVQEQVKSDCGAKGKFLFMPIRVAVLGKPHGAELKILVPLLEKSLLIERAEKVLSAFD from the coding sequence ATGAGTATCTCGTCTCCTGCATTCACATCGCCCCTGCGTGTCCGCTTTGCACCAAGTCCCACTGGCTATCTTCATGTCGGAGGGGCACGCACAGCTCTCTACTGCTATTTGATAGCTAAAAACCGGGGTGGGACCTTTGTCCTGAGGGTCGAAGACACAGATGAGGCGCGATCAACAGACGAATCCATGCAGATGCAGCTGGCTGATCTGGAATGGTTGGGTTTGAATTGGAACGAAGGTCCTCATCCGAAGACATTTCAAGACATGGGCCCGCACGGACCCTATCGGCAGAGTCAGAGAAAATACATTTATCAGCAATATGCGATCCAGCTTCTTGAAAGTGGGCATGCCTATTACTGTTTTATGACAGACGCTGAAATGGAAGCAAAGAAGAGCCTCCTTCATCCGGAAGGGCAAAATGTGCAATTTAATAGTCCTTACCGGGACATGTCAGCACTTGAGGCGAAACGGCGCGTTGAGCAGGGGGAGCCTGCGACAATCCGGTTTAAAACTCCTCTTCAAAAGAAAAATTATGTGCTGAAAGATCTGATTCGTGGGGAAGTGGTATTTCCATCTGACATGGTTGGAGATTTTGTTCTTGTCCGGTCGAGCGGAATGCCCGTCTATAATTTTTGTTGTGTCGTTGATGATGCGCTCATGAATATCACCCATGTATTGAGGGCAGAGGAGCACTTGAGCAATACCTTGCGCCAGATGATGATATATGAAGGTCTCGGGATTGCCCTTCCTGAGTTTGGGCATCTTTCTATTATATTGGGTCCTGACAAACAAAAGCTGAGCAAACGACACGGGGCAACCAGTTGCAATGAATACCGGCTGAGCGGATTTCTTCCCGAGGCCCTCAATAATTTTATCGCACTTTTGGGCTGGAGCTCGCCGAAGGGGCAAGAAATCATGTCTATGAAGGAGATGATTGAGCAAATAAGTCTGGATCGGTTTAATCCATCGCCGGCCGTATTTGATGAAGTGAAATTGAGATGGGTCAATGCCACTCATCTGCGGGCATTGTCTCACAAAGAATTATGGGGTCGCCTCAAGCCATTTTTGGACGAGGCGGGCCTTCAATTTTCTGAGGACCCTGACTGGCAAGACAGAGCTCTGAGTCTCATGAAATCATACATGGAAACTCTAAAGGATGGGATTGAACTATTTCGCCCTTTGTCTAGGGGGGATTTTCAGGTGTTGCCTGAGGCCAAAGAGACGATGGAGTGGGAATCCACTCCGGCGGTGATTGCGAAGTGGCGCGAGTTGTTGATTGGTTTTAGGGCTGAATATTTGAGTGAGAGCGACTTTTTGGCGGTTCAGGAGCAGGTCAAAAGCGATTGTGGTGCAAAAGGAAAATTCCTGTTTATGCCCATCAGAGTTGCGGTTCTTGGTAAACCTCATGGGGCGGAATTAAAGATTCTCGTGCCTTTGCTAGAAAAAAGTCTTTTAATCGAACGAGCAGAAAAGGTTCTTTCTGCATTTGACTGA
- a CDS encoding glutamine--tRNA ligase/YqeY domain fusion protein: MKEDNNSKTPTKNFIDDIIENHKKSGRFGGRVHTRFPPEPNGYLHIGHSKSICLNFGIALKYGGKCNLRFDDTNPLAEDIEFIEAIKEDVRWLGFEWSELHHASDYFDQIYDYAVKLIHKGKAYVCSLNEEEVRKYRGNLTNPGQESPYRNRSIEENLDLFTRMKAGEFASGAHTLRAKIDMASGNMNMRDPLLYRIRHASHPVTGDKWCIYPLYDFTHCLSDEIEGITHSICTLEFEDHRPLYDWILNELETPVHPQQIEFSKLVLTYFTFSKRKLKELVTSKLVSGWDDPRMPTLKGIRRRGFTPASLLQLCAQTGVSKSDSLIEIDVLEECLRADLNDKAQRRMAVLDPIKLVITNYPEGKVEELTVQNHPQKPELGQRQMPFSREVYIDREDFMEDPPEDYLRLKPGGEVRLRHAYIVKCEKVIKNQQGQITEIHCHHDPETLGKNPVGRKVKGIVHWVSAQHAHRAEVRLYDRLFTVPNPNADKERHFTDFLNPNSLEIKTNCALEPALAHAELGEQFQFERVGYFCLDCVDSKPGSPVFNRAVTLKNTWESK, encoded by the coding sequence ATGAAAGAAGATAACAATTCAAAAACCCCGACCAAGAACTTCATCGATGATATCATCGAGAATCATAAAAAAAGCGGACGGTTTGGCGGCCGGGTCCATACTCGCTTCCCACCAGAACCCAATGGCTATCTCCATATCGGCCACTCAAAATCAATTTGCCTGAACTTTGGCATCGCACTCAAATATGGTGGAAAATGCAATCTTCGTTTTGATGACACCAATCCCCTGGCCGAAGATATTGAATTCATTGAGGCTATAAAGGAAGATGTCCGATGGCTTGGATTCGAATGGTCAGAACTTCATCACGCCTCCGATTATTTTGATCAAATCTACGACTACGCCGTTAAATTGATTCATAAGGGTAAGGCCTATGTCTGTAGTTTAAATGAAGAGGAGGTTCGAAAGTACCGAGGAAACTTGACGAACCCAGGCCAAGAGAGCCCCTACCGCAACCGCTCTATTGAGGAAAATCTCGATCTTTTTACACGCATGAAGGCTGGGGAGTTTGCGTCGGGAGCACACACCTTAAGGGCTAAAATTGACATGGCTTCAGGAAATATGAACATGCGCGATCCGCTCCTTTATCGCATCCGCCATGCCAGCCACCCAGTGACGGGAGATAAATGGTGTATCTATCCGCTTTACGACTTCACCCATTGCCTGTCGGATGAGATCGAGGGTATCACCCATTCCATCTGCACGCTCGAGTTTGAAGATCACAGACCTCTTTACGACTGGATTTTGAATGAACTCGAGACTCCTGTCCATCCCCAGCAAATTGAATTTTCGAAATTGGTTCTCACATACTTTACTTTTTCGAAACGAAAACTCAAGGAGCTGGTCACATCGAAGCTGGTCTCCGGCTGGGATGACCCAAGAATGCCAACTTTGAAGGGGATTCGACGAAGAGGATTTACTCCAGCCTCTCTTCTTCAGCTTTGTGCGCAGACGGGAGTCAGTAAGAGCGATTCATTGATCGAAATTGATGTGTTGGAAGAGTGCCTGCGTGCGGATCTGAACGACAAGGCACAGAGAAGAATGGCGGTATTAGACCCCATCAAACTTGTCATCACCAATTACCCCGAAGGAAAGGTTGAGGAGCTCACTGTCCAAAATCACCCCCAAAAGCCTGAACTCGGCCAGCGTCAGATGCCTTTCTCGCGAGAAGTCTACATTGATCGCGAAGATTTTATGGAAGATCCCCCAGAGGATTATCTACGCCTAAAGCCTGGAGGCGAGGTTCGTCTCAGACACGCCTATATTGTCAAATGCGAAAAAGTCATTAAGAACCAACAAGGTCAGATTACAGAAATCCACTGTCATCACGATCCCGAGACCTTAGGGAAAAACCCCGTGGGACGCAAGGTGAAGGGAATTGTTCATTGGGTTTCAGCTCAGCACGCACATCGGGCTGAAGTGAGGCTTTATGACCGCCTTTTCACTGTCCCGAACCCGAATGCCGATAAAGAACGACATTTTACTGATTTTTTGAATCCAAATTCTCTGGAGATAAAAACCAATTGCGCTCTTGAACCGGCATTGGCCCATGCGGAACTCGGTGAGCAATTTCAATTTGAGAGGGTTGGGTACTTCTGTTTGGATTGCGTGGATTCAAAGCCCGGATCTCCTGTTTTTAATCGAGCCGTCACTCTGAAGAATACTTGGGAATCAAAGTAA
- the uvrB gene encoding excinuclease ABC subunit UvrB, producing MVGRNFQLVTPLIPAGDQPRAIRDITENIRAGSKHQVLLGVTGSGKTFTMANVIAELNIPALVLAPNKTLAAQLFAEFKELFPQNAVEYFVSYYDYYQPEAYIPSTDTFIEKDSAINEQIDRMRHAATHSLFERRDVIIVASVSCIYGLGSPEAYEGLLIRLEKNMDLRRDRFLRELVRIQYRRNDVDFHRGTFRVRGDVVDVLPPYEEEKAIRIEFFGDFIDRISWVDPWRGTVLEEIDKIAIYPGSHYVSTDERAKVAVETIREELRERIQHYRQQIRVLEAERIEQRTSYDLELMTEMGFCPGIENYSRHFTGREPGQAPPTLLEYFPSQFLTFIDESHVTVPQVGGMYRGDRARKLTLVDHGFRLPSALDNRPLNFQEFENYMDKVIYVSATPGEYEMSKSEGLIVEQIIRPTGLLDPVIEVRPARDQVDDLLGEIRARSKKKERVLITTLTKRSAEDIAEYFEGLGVKVKYLHSDIKTVERTEIIRDLRLGIFDVLIGINLLREGLDIPEVSLVAITDADKEGFLRSERSLIQTIGRAARNANGMVILYGGTVTKSMQKAMDETNRRRLIQQSYNEEHGMTPTTIIKKVSKGLAEIYGFDLLANLQEEKAKTRGKAKERVGRGGAKSYSKVSEPTKKYGMDAKGIAKEVERLRGEMKKAAKELEFEEAARIRDEIKRLEMRSILMQEGQVDSESLVALEGGFEPKENGE from the coding sequence GTGGTAGGTAGAAACTTTCAACTTGTCACTCCTCTTATACCTGCTGGAGATCAGCCGCGGGCGATCCGGGATATCACTGAAAATATTCGTGCGGGATCCAAACATCAAGTTTTGCTTGGTGTGACGGGTTCCGGAAAAACCTTTACAATGGCGAATGTTATTGCTGAGCTCAACATTCCGGCACTCGTTTTGGCTCCCAATAAAACACTTGCAGCGCAACTTTTCGCTGAATTTAAAGAACTTTTTCCTCAAAATGCGGTGGAGTATTTCGTCAGCTACTATGATTACTATCAACCCGAAGCCTATATTCCATCCACCGATACCTTTATTGAAAAGGATTCGGCCATCAATGAACAAATTGATCGCATGAGGCATGCGGCGACCCATTCTTTGTTTGAGCGGCGTGACGTCATCATTGTTGCTTCAGTCAGTTGCATATACGGGCTTGGGTCTCCAGAGGCTTATGAAGGATTATTGATTCGTTTAGAAAAAAATATGGATCTGAGGCGGGATCGTTTTTTAAGGGAGTTGGTCAGAATCCAGTACCGGCGCAACGATGTGGATTTTCATCGAGGGACATTCAGAGTGCGGGGAGATGTTGTTGATGTTCTTCCGCCTTATGAGGAAGAGAAGGCCATTCGTATTGAATTTTTCGGGGATTTTATTGATCGAATTTCTTGGGTAGATCCCTGGCGAGGAACAGTCCTTGAGGAAATCGATAAAATTGCAATCTATCCAGGAAGTCACTACGTGAGTACCGATGAAAGAGCGAAGGTGGCAGTAGAAACAATTCGTGAAGAGCTCCGAGAGAGAATTCAACATTATCGGCAGCAAATAAGGGTTTTGGAAGCAGAACGAATTGAGCAGCGCACTTCCTATGATCTAGAATTAATGACGGAGATGGGTTTTTGTCCAGGCATCGAAAATTATTCCCGCCACTTCACAGGGCGCGAGCCTGGACAGGCACCTCCGACTTTACTTGAGTATTTTCCCTCTCAGTTTTTGACCTTTATTGATGAATCCCATGTCACCGTGCCCCAGGTTGGAGGCATGTATCGAGGTGATCGAGCGAGAAAACTGACACTTGTTGATCATGGATTTCGTCTTCCATCGGCTCTTGATAATCGACCCCTTAATTTTCAGGAATTTGAAAATTATATGGATAAGGTCATTTATGTGTCGGCCACGCCGGGCGAATATGAAATGTCCAAAAGTGAAGGGCTGATTGTGGAGCAGATCATTCGTCCCACCGGACTTCTCGATCCTGTGATTGAAGTGCGTCCTGCCCGGGATCAGGTAGATGATCTGCTTGGTGAAATTCGGGCTCGTTCAAAAAAGAAGGAAAGGGTGCTCATCACCACTTTAACAAAGCGATCAGCCGAGGACATCGCTGAGTATTTTGAGGGTCTCGGTGTTAAGGTTAAATATCTTCACAGTGATATTAAGACGGTCGAGAGGACGGAGATCATCAGAGATTTGCGCTTGGGTATTTTTGATGTTTTGATTGGAATTAATCTTTTGCGTGAGGGTTTGGACATTCCTGAGGTGAGTCTTGTGGCGATTACGGACGCTGACAAAGAGGGGTTTTTACGCTCAGAAAGATCTCTGATTCAAACAATTGGTCGGGCTGCACGAAATGCCAATGGAATGGTGATCCTTTACGGTGGAACTGTGACAAAATCCATGCAAAAGGCCATGGACGAGACAAATCGTCGACGCCTTATTCAACAGTCTTATAATGAAGAACACGGAATGACTCCCACGACCATTATAAAGAAAGTCAGCAAAGGGCTCGCCGAGATTTATGGTTTTGATCTGTTGGCTAATCTTCAAGAGGAAAAGGCGAAAACAAGGGGAAAGGCCAAGGAGAGAGTTGGAAGAGGTGGTGCAAAATCATATTCAAAGGTCTCTGAACCCACAAAAAAGTATGGAATGGATGCCAAGGGAATTGCAAAGGAAGTGGAGCGCCTTCGTGGAGAAATGAAAAAGGCGGCCAAGGAATTGGAATTTGAGGAGGCGGCACGAATACGAGACGAAATCAAGCGACTCGAAATGCGCTCAATTCTAATGCAGGAAGGGCAGGTTGATAGCGAAAGTCTAGTGGCTTTAGAGGGTGGATTTGAACCTAAAGAAAATGGGGAATGA
- the uvrC gene encoding excinuclease ABC subunit UvrC, whose amino-acid sequence MSEEKREVLKISIREFPESPGVYLMKNSNGKIIYVGKAKSLRARVRSYFNQSTDQSPKTVYLVNQIDSIDYMITHTEVEAFLLEASLIKKFRPRYNIRLKDDKSYPYIRVSMTDAFPRFYLHRRVISDGSLYFGPYTNGGAVRDMIRFLNRNFKIRDCSDSFFVARKRPCMTHQIGRCSAPCTNLITKAHYLNEIKEALKFLRGGNKKLVRDLTQRMQAASKEEKYESAARLRDSLRAISSVWERQSVVSINEEDIDIVAYHSELGSTLIETIHIRSGRVIGNRSHFFPKLDVKKLGEDPREWMTSFLNQYYLDNVIPNEILLPVDLGGDIVKLLGDVFWERGKKRPRLIHALDEEGRRLMSMAESNATSHFKDQVKKREDHLAGLEEIKRKLLLPEFPRRIECFDISNFQGSQTVASQVVFEEGQPRPEEYRKYKINTVIGPNDFASMKEVLSRRLSHAEWEDPQLIVVDGGKGQLKIATEVLEELGRPEIPVVGMAKARTEGSFTDQEVHESQERFFLPGRQNPVTFRRGSSGLNILVQLRDEAHRVAITFHRGLRGKELLSSSLDKVRGLGEKKRKFLLTQFSSLEEIRRADVEELAALKGFNRAIAEGIVAALNVSDPANEREKK is encoded by the coding sequence ATGAGCGAAGAGAAGAGGGAAGTCTTAAAGATAAGTATTAGGGAATTTCCTGAGTCACCCGGCGTCTACTTAATGAAGAATTCAAATGGTAAAATCATTTACGTTGGAAAAGCAAAAAGTCTTCGAGCGAGGGTGAGATCTTATTTTAACCAGAGCACAGACCAGAGTCCCAAAACGGTCTATCTGGTAAACCAAATTGATTCCATTGATTATATGATCACTCACACGGAGGTCGAGGCCTTTCTTCTTGAAGCCTCCTTGATCAAGAAATTTCGCCCAAGATACAATATTCGGCTCAAGGACGATAAATCTTATCCCTATATTCGAGTGAGCATGACAGATGCTTTCCCTAGATTTTATTTGCATCGTCGGGTGATCAGCGATGGTTCTCTCTATTTTGGCCCCTATACCAACGGTGGTGCCGTTCGGGACATGATTCGGTTTCTAAATCGGAACTTCAAAATTCGAGATTGCTCCGATTCATTCTTCGTCGCGCGCAAGCGTCCCTGCATGACCCACCAGATTGGTCGGTGTTCTGCTCCTTGCACAAATCTCATTACAAAGGCTCATTATCTGAATGAGATCAAGGAGGCTCTTAAGTTTTTGCGGGGTGGAAATAAAAAGTTGGTTCGAGATTTGACCCAGCGGATGCAGGCGGCCTCAAAAGAAGAGAAATATGAATCTGCTGCCAGATTGCGGGATAGTTTGAGAGCGATATCTTCGGTCTGGGAGAGGCAGAGTGTGGTGTCCATCAACGAAGAGGATATCGACATTGTCGCCTACCACAGCGAGTTGGGGAGCACTTTGATTGAGACTATACATATTCGTTCAGGTCGAGTGATTGGAAATCGCTCGCATTTTTTTCCGAAACTTGATGTGAAAAAGCTGGGTGAAGATCCACGGGAGTGGATGACTTCCTTTTTAAATCAGTACTATTTAGACAATGTGATACCTAATGAAATCTTGCTTCCTGTCGATTTGGGCGGCGATATCGTTAAACTTCTTGGTGATGTGTTTTGGGAGCGCGGGAAAAAGCGACCTCGCTTGATTCATGCATTGGATGAAGAAGGACGAAGACTAATGAGTATGGCTGAATCCAATGCCACAAGCCACTTTAAAGACCAAGTGAAAAAGAGAGAGGATCATCTCGCGGGTTTAGAAGAAATTAAACGGAAGTTACTTCTTCCTGAGTTTCCGCGTCGGATAGAGTGTTTCGATATTTCTAACTTTCAAGGATCTCAAACGGTTGCCTCTCAGGTTGTATTTGAGGAGGGGCAGCCGCGGCCGGAGGAGTATCGCAAATATAAAATAAACACGGTGATAGGTCCGAATGACTTTGCCTCAATGAAGGAGGTTTTGTCTCGTCGTCTTTCTCATGCGGAATGGGAAGATCCCCAGCTGATCGTGGTCGATGGAGGGAAAGGACAGTTAAAAATTGCGACCGAAGTTTTGGAGGAGCTAGGGCGGCCAGAGATTCCAGTGGTTGGAATGGCCAAGGCGCGAACGGAGGGTTCGTTTACAGATCAGGAAGTTCATGAATCACAGGAGCGCTTTTTTCTTCCCGGACGTCAAAATCCGGTGACCTTTCGTCGTGGATCGAGTGGCCTAAATATTTTGGTGCAACTGAGAGATGAGGCTCACCGGGTAGCCATTACTTTTCATCGCGGCCTCAGAGGAAAGGAGCTTCTCTCCTCTTCTCTTGACAAGGTGCGAGGTCTGGGCGAGAAGAAAAGGAAATTTCTTCTGACTCAGTTTTCTTCCCTTGAAGAGATTCGGAGGGCAGACGTCGAGGAGCTTGCGGCCTTGAAGGGATTTAATCGCGCAATTGCCGAAGGCATCGTGGCTGCACTCAATGTATCCGACCCTGCTAATGAAAGGGAGAAAAAATGA
- a CDS encoding cysteine--tRNA ligase: MAGCIGQYFEQKESTLGLRILNTKTHLKEDFVPLREGEVRMYVCGPTVYDLLHVGNFRGAIFFNLVRNWLEHKGFKVTYIYNYTDVDDKIIDRAKKEGVTASEISEKYIQEFKQDYASLKLRPHSRNPRVTEFMPEIIAFVSELIKKGMGYVENGDVYFDVHVFEKYGQLSNKNLEDLEAGHRVGVDERKRHPADFALWKSAKPGEPSWESPWGAGRPGWHIECSAMARSLLGDTIDIHGGGLDLVFPHHENEVAQSEGCTGKTFVRYWMHNNMINFGDQKMSKSLGNVRTGRNFLEQYDPEILKFMMISSHYRSTVDLNTDQIHRAISGLARIYSAMAHAEAAIKTNLELVPLSEKFEGAIEKADKGIEEALDDDFNTPEAMARIFEIVRLYNSLSRTPGKMTPEKKAISEVFFHWLKNKGNLLALFQEGPTEYLRLLDDMLLSQMGLERGVIDGLVEERDRARSEKNWAESDRIRNDLTAKGIALQDSPEGTLWEVAK, encoded by the coding sequence ATGGCGGGCTGTATCGGTCAATATTTTGAACAAAAGGAGTCCACTTTGGGGTTGCGGATATTAAATACTAAAACTCATTTGAAAGAAGACTTTGTTCCCTTGAGGGAGGGAGAGGTCCGTATGTATGTCTGCGGACCAACGGTCTATGATTTACTTCATGTTGGCAATTTTCGGGGCGCCATATTTTTTAATTTGGTCCGCAATTGGCTTGAACACAAGGGATTTAAAGTCACCTACATTTACAACTACACAGATGTGGACGACAAAATTATCGATCGAGCAAAAAAGGAAGGCGTTACAGCCAGCGAGATCTCTGAAAAATACATTCAGGAATTTAAACAAGATTATGCAAGTTTAAAATTACGTCCTCATTCACGAAATCCGCGAGTGACTGAATTTATGCCGGAGATCATTGCCTTCGTCAGTGAGCTGATAAAAAAAGGGATGGGCTATGTCGAAAATGGCGACGTTTATTTTGATGTGCACGTTTTTGAGAAGTATGGGCAGTTGAGTAATAAAAATCTGGAGGATCTTGAAGCGGGGCACAGAGTGGGAGTGGACGAGAGGAAAAGGCACCCGGCGGATTTTGCTCTTTGGAAATCGGCGAAGCCCGGCGAGCCATCCTGGGAATCTCCATGGGGGGCTGGACGTCCAGGCTGGCATATCGAATGTTCGGCGATGGCGCGAAGCCTATTGGGAGACACGATTGATATTCATGGTGGTGGTCTCGACTTGGTATTTCCGCATCATGAAAATGAAGTCGCCCAGAGTGAAGGCTGCACGGGAAAGACTTTTGTGCGTTATTGGATGCACAATAACATGATTAACTTCGGTGATCAGAAGATGAGTAAATCTTTGGGTAATGTGCGCACCGGACGAAACTTTCTCGAGCAATACGACCCCGAAATTTTGAAATTCATGATGATTTCATCTCACTATCGTAGCACCGTTGATTTAAATACCGACCAGATTCATCGCGCGATCTCGGGTTTGGCTCGTATTTACTCTGCGATGGCTCACGCGGAAGCAGCTATAAAAACCAATTTGGAATTGGTGCCACTCAGTGAGAAATTTGAAGGAGCAATTGAAAAGGCGGACAAGGGGATTGAAGAGGCTTTGGACGATGATTTCAATACACCTGAAGCGATGGCACGAATCTTTGAAATAGTAAGGCTCTACAACAGTTTGAGCCGAACGCCTGGAAAAATGACTCCAGAAAAGAAGGCGATCTCTGAGGTATTTTTTCATTGGTTGAAAAACAAGGGAAATCTTCTGGCGCTTTTTCAAGAAGGACCGACGGAGTATTTACGCCTTCTCGATGATATGCTTCTGAGTCAAATGGGTCTCGAGAGAGGGGTGATTGATGGATTGGTGGAAGAGCGTGATCGAGCCCGATCGGAAAAAAATTGGGCAGAGTCTGATAGAATTCGAAATGATTTGACGGCCAAGGGGATTGCCCTTCAGGACAGTCCAGAAGGGACCCTCTGGGAAGTAGCCAAATAA